In Planctomycetota bacterium, the genomic stretch CGTTTTTCTGTGGGGGCTTCTGGCGCCTCGCGGCCGGCACGTCGTCGTCGGGTCGCTGCTGCTCTGGAAGCGAGCGCTGGGCGGCGGATCTGCCGGGAAACCCTCCGCCCGAGTCCGCCTCAAGGATCCGCTCCTCTGGCTCGACGCGGTCCTGGTGCTCCTCCTGATCCTCGCGCTCGCCCGCCCTGCCGTCCGCACGGCGGCGCCCGTGGAGCCTGTGGCCACGCTCGTCATCGACCGCACGGCCAGCATGGGCGCCTCGGCCGGAGCCGAACAGGACCGGCGCGCGGACGGGGCGCGGGCTATGATGTCGGATGTCCTGGGCGCCCTGGGCGGCGCCCCCATTCGTCTTATTTTTGTTCCCGACGATTCGAATGCCGTCCTCGCGGAGCGGGTGACGGCCGAGGAGTTCCAGCGGCGCTTTGCCGGGACCTGCGGCTTCGTCCTTGCGAGTCGCGACGCGCTTCCGGTGGCGCAGGCCGAGGCCGCCCGCGGTGAGGACCTGCCAGTCGTTTTCGTGACCGACCTCGCGCCCCAGGAGGCGCTGCCCGCCAATCTGTACGTTCTTGCCTGCGGAGCGGAATCGCACAACTCAGGTCTCGTGCGCGTCGCAGGGCGGATCGAGGGCGAGAAATGGTGGCTCCTTGTGACCGCCCGGGCGACGGCGACGCCCGGGGCCAGCGATCTGCTCGTGGAAGGCGACGGCAATCGGTTGGCCGAACTCCCGCGCTTTCTCGCCCCCGGAGCATCCGCCGAGCGTGTTCTCGCCATGCCGGGCCGCCCCCCCGTTCGACTTCGGGTCGCACTTGCGGAACGGGCGGATGGTTTTCCGGCAGACGATGCCGCCTACCTCGTGTTGGAGCCCGGCCGGGATCTTCGTGTTCTAGTGACGGGCGATTGCGACGATTCTCTTCGTCGCGCCCTTGCCGCGCGCGAGGATACCGCTGTCCTGGAAACGCCCGACCTTTCCGGGGCCCCGCCGCCCGAAACGGATCTCGTGGTTGCCTATGCGTCTCCGACTCTGGACGCTGCGCGGGCGCTGCCGGCCGACTGGAAAGGTCCGGCGGCGCTCGTCCTGCCGCCTGAAGGGGCAGTCCCGGCGCGCCGGGAGACGGACCAGGAGGCGCCGGCCGAGTGGCGCGTCGCGGCGGACCATCCTCTGGCCGATGGCCTGTACCTCGAGCCGCCGCGCCTCGGCCCCGTCAGGCGGTGGACGGTGGGCGCATCGGCACAAGTTCTTCTCGGCACGCGCGACGTGCCGCTCATCGTCACCTGGGAGGCGAGTGGCGTGCGCCGCCTGGCTGTCCTCTTCGGTTTCGACGAGGCGGCGACGGATTGGCCGAGGCGGGCCGGGTTCCCCGTGTTCTGGCGGCGGGCGCTGGACTGGCTTGTCCCGCGCGACGCCCGCCGGACGGGCTTTCGAACCTACGCGCCCTTGGAACC encodes the following:
- a CDS encoding BatA domain-containing protein; translated protein: MELLAPWSLVGLVLVPAVFLWGLLAPRGRHVVVGSLLLWKRALGGGSAGKPSARVRLKDPLLWLDAVLVLLLILALARPAVRTAAPVEPVATLVIDRTASMGASAGAEQDRRADGARAMMSDVLGALGGAPIRLIFVPDDSNAVLAERVTAEEFQRRFAGTCGFVLASRDALPVAQAEAARGEDLPVVFVTDLAPQEALPANLYVLACGAESHNSGLVRVAGRIEGEKWWLLVTARATATPGASDLLVEGDGNRLAELPRFLAPGASAERVLAMPGRPPVRLRVALAERADGFPADDAAYLVLEPGRDLRVLVTGDCDDSLRRALAAREDTAVLETPDLSGAPPPETDLVVAYASPTLDAARALPADWKGPAALVLPPEGAVPARRETDQEAPAEWRVAADHPLADGLYLEPPRLGPVRRWTVGASAQVLLGTRDVPLIVTWEASGVRRLAVLFGFDEAATDWPRRAGFPVFWRRALDWLVPRDARRTGFRTYAPLEPMACPERSRGAGRNRLAPAQPAFYSDEAGAYGVSFIGSDEGFQAGPGRDDSKAAVEAIRRSIEARRRATLADLWPYLAAAAVAVLLGRARVAK